In Eubalaena glacialis isolate mEubGla1 chromosome 2, mEubGla1.1.hap2.+ XY, whole genome shotgun sequence, a single genomic region encodes these proteins:
- the PABPN1 gene encoding polyadenylate-binding protein 2 isoform X2 — protein sequence MATPASAPDTRALVADFVGYKLRQKGYVCGAGPGEGPAADPLHQAMRAAGDEFETRFRRTFSDLAAQLHVTPGSAQQRFTQVSDELFQGGPNWGRLVAFFVFGAALCAESVNKEMEPLVGQVQEWMVAYLETRLADWIHSSGGWAEFTALYGDGALEEARRLREGNWASVRTVLTGAVALGALVTVGAFFASK from the exons ATGGCGACCCCAGCCTCGGCCCCAGACACACGGGCTCTAGTGGCAGACTTTGTAGGCTATAAGCTAAGGCAGAAGGGTTATGTTTGTGGAGCTGGCCCCGGGGAGGGCCCAGCAGCTGACCCGCTGCACCAAGCCATGCGGGCAGCTGGAGATGAGTTCGAGACCCGCTTCCGGCGCACCTTCTCGGATCTGGCAGCTCAGCTGCATGTGACCCCGGGCTCGGCCCAGCAACGCTTCACCCAGGTCTCTGATGAACTCTTCCAAGGGGGCCCCAACTGGGGCCGCCTTGtggctttctttgtctttggagccGCGCTGTGTGCTGAGAGTGTCAACAAGGAGATGGAGCCACTTGTGGGACAAGTGCAGGAGTGGATGGTGGCCTACCTGGAGACGCGGCTGGCTGACTGGATCCACAGCAGCGGGGGCTGG GCGGAGTTCACAGCTCTATACGGGGACGGGGCCCTGGAGGAGGCGCGGCGTCTGCGGGAGGGGAACTGGGCCTCAGTGAGGACAGTGCTGACGGGGGCCGTGGCACTGGGGGCCCTGGTAACTGTAGGGGCCTTTTTTGCTAGCAAGTGA